Proteins from a genomic interval of Paenibacillus sp. RC334:
- a CDS encoding GNAT family N-acetyltransferase, with protein sequence MQHLKLHHLDTLSYNGQKIYVEGPVSADQLRSFQMHPQLDAFRKPKEQFDALMDISGLPEGRIIIAHDGETILGYVTFHYPDEMERWSEAGMKDLLELGAIEVADEYRGLGLGSQMIRVAFEDGQLESYIIFTTEYYWHWDLKGSGLSVWEYRRMMERLMKTVDMIWYATDDPEICSHPANCLMVRMGEDVPLTSREQFDRIRFVRRFMY encoded by the coding sequence ATGCAGCATTTAAAACTGCACCATTTGGACACGCTGAGTTATAACGGGCAAAAGATTTACGTAGAAGGCCCCGTATCCGCTGATCAACTGCGTTCATTTCAAATGCATCCACAACTGGACGCCTTTCGCAAGCCGAAGGAGCAATTCGACGCGCTGATGGATATTTCGGGACTGCCGGAAGGCAGGATTATCATCGCACATGATGGGGAAACCATTCTCGGATACGTGACTTTTCACTATCCGGATGAGATGGAACGCTGGTCGGAAGCCGGAATGAAGGACCTGCTGGAGCTTGGAGCGATTGAGGTAGCCGACGAATATCGCGGACTGGGTCTGGGAAGCCAAATGATCCGTGTCGCCTTTGAGGACGGACAACTGGAATCCTATATCATTTTTACGACTGAGTACTATTGGCATTGGGATTTAAAAGGCAGCGGTCTCTCTGTATGGGAATACCGCCGCATGATGGAACGTCTGATGAAAACCGTGGATATGATCTGGTACGCAACGGATGATCCTGAAATATGCTCTCACCCGGCGAATTGCCTAATGGTCCGAATGGGAGAGGATGTCCCCCTCACATCACGGGAACAGTTTGATCGTATCCGGTTTGTGAGAAGGTTCATGTATTAA
- a CDS encoding sensor domain-containing diguanylate cyclase, translated as MSDFSTTDQQTLDGKTAQASDAPLFDDKGYTSFAWLQNMDMTPFDFPYINQLLVQGYRNWLQQSNGISWVNEEHTAVFNFTGVRVAGREEDDDEDLELVERCCLSREMEISQRKLRDGSLAFVYMIPVFCRNYKGETFAALRFTLPAQHSVPEQDALLAAALHFRSCFYTRFEYIFMEDILGMKNRSDREGRRRSILFQIVKRMHDKIDVEGVLDEVFGSIAYLFPHVDITLYMSQDRHSRNPQVKPLLLHERDEDVCVRAFMKGQMAVNEPGGTEGEMTEIGIPLRGKQGVYGVFHMILPSGVESMKKVDVELIAMMADTAGTAFENAKLLEQSNVLIHELRLINELVQRLNQSLKLNEIFEFAVQELLKMFLADFCCIVQLDQEENCFKVTSSNVESSRLHSYSDEDGFAGLIRRTGEPLIVSDYRKEGKISSDFMDMTDSLSLMAVPMKTSGTPRGAILLSSKLPHFFSYDNYKMLQMLAPHIGLAVTNAMLHAEVRRLANMDMLTGLYVRHYVDKVIQRHQEKDFCGSLILVDIDQFKQVNDTYGHQIGDQILKSVSDIVRSATRSVDVCARWGGEELAIYLPQLGVQQALEYAEKIRYRVEHETQPQVTVSCGIAEWNWLDEQISIESLFYRADMALYEAKNEGRNRIVIDHVSNS; from the coding sequence ATGTCGGACTTTTCAACAACGGATCAGCAAACGCTTGACGGTAAAACAGCCCAGGCTAGCGATGCCCCGCTGTTTGATGATAAAGGATATACGTCTTTTGCCTGGCTCCAAAACATGGATATGACACCATTTGATTTCCCCTATATTAATCAGCTTCTTGTCCAAGGGTATCGAAACTGGTTGCAGCAGAGCAATGGCATATCGTGGGTTAATGAAGAACATACCGCCGTTTTTAATTTTACAGGTGTTCGGGTTGCAGGTAGGGAAGAGGATGATGACGAGGATTTGGAGCTGGTCGAACGTTGCTGTTTGTCCAGAGAAATGGAAATAAGCCAACGCAAACTTCGGGACGGAAGCCTTGCATTTGTGTACATGATTCCTGTATTTTGCCGCAATTATAAGGGTGAGACTTTTGCTGCTCTTCGTTTTACACTGCCTGCTCAACATTCTGTTCCTGAGCAGGATGCATTATTGGCGGCAGCTTTGCATTTTAGATCCTGCTTTTATACGAGATTTGAGTATATATTTATGGAAGACATCCTCGGGATGAAGAACCGGAGCGACCGCGAAGGCAGGCGACGCTCTATTTTATTTCAGATTGTAAAGCGGATGCATGACAAGATTGATGTTGAAGGCGTGCTGGACGAGGTATTTGGCAGCATAGCTTACTTGTTTCCTCATGTGGATATCACGTTATATATGAGCCAGGATCGACACAGTCGTAATCCACAGGTCAAACCTTTGTTGTTGCACGAGCGGGACGAGGATGTATGTGTACGTGCATTTATGAAAGGTCAAATGGCTGTAAATGAGCCTGGAGGCACAGAAGGAGAAATGACCGAAATTGGCATTCCTTTACGTGGCAAGCAAGGAGTATATGGTGTATTCCATATGATTCTTCCATCAGGTGTCGAAAGCATGAAGAAAGTGGATGTGGAGCTGATCGCCATGATGGCAGACACAGCCGGCACCGCATTTGAAAATGCAAAGCTGCTGGAGCAATCCAATGTGCTCATCCATGAGTTGCGCCTCATTAATGAACTCGTTCAGCGCTTGAATCAAAGCCTTAAACTGAATGAAATATTCGAGTTTGCTGTGCAGGAATTATTGAAAATGTTCTTGGCTGACTTTTGCTGTATTGTGCAACTCGATCAGGAGGAAAATTGCTTTAAGGTCACGTCAAGCAACGTAGAAAGTTCGAGGCTGCATAGTTACTCTGATGAGGACGGGTTTGCAGGGCTGATACGCAGAACAGGAGAGCCTCTCATCGTGTCGGATTACAGAAAGGAAGGGAAGATATCCTCCGATTTTATGGATATGACCGACTCCCTTTCTTTGATGGCGGTACCTATGAAGACCAGCGGCACGCCGAGAGGGGCTATTTTATTGTCTAGTAAGCTCCCTCACTTTTTTTCGTACGATAATTACAAAATGCTGCAAATGCTGGCGCCCCATATCGGTTTGGCTGTAACAAATGCCATGCTGCATGCTGAGGTACGGCGTCTGGCCAATATGGACATGTTAACGGGTTTGTATGTACGTCATTATGTGGACAAAGTAATTCAGAGGCATCAGGAGAAAGATTTTTGCGGATCTCTCATTCTGGTGGACATTGATCAGTTCAAACAGGTGAATGATACATACGGGCATCAGATAGGTGACCAAATATTGAAAAGCGTCAGCGATATTGTTCGTTCGGCGACTCGCAGTGTGGATGTATGTGCCAGATGGGGTGGCGAGGAACTGGCGATCTATTTGCCGCAGCTTGGGGTGCAGCAGGCGTTGGAATATGCGGAAAAAATCCGTTATCGCGTAGAACATGAGACCCAGCCACAGGTGACCGTCTCCTGCGGAATTGCCGAATGGAATTGGCTGGATGAGCAGATTAGTATTGAATCTTTATTTTACAGGGCAGATATGGCTCTGTATGAGGCGAAAAATGAAGGGCGCAACCGGATTGTTATTGATCATGTCAGTAATTCATAG
- a CDS encoding AraC family transcriptional regulator — MDYFKRIQCAIEFIEMNLREELEITEIASQACFSAFHFQRLFQAISGFTVQQYIRKRRLSEAAVGLKRSHQNVLDIALEYQYSSQEAFTRAFEKSFGVTPGRYRNRDIDISRQHKINFLDYQKNTKGDLDVNKPVMLQLDTIKIIGHEYKTNLNHEQHYNEIPGFYDHFGKNEHFMRIPNKIAPGMSYGIACYFQDNGEFSFVIGEEVEGEAEDLAKGFIYMEIPAGRYAEFNASGPNGRVQDVRNYIYGTWLPNSNFERREGPDFEITDVMNSSFPDLDIKVYIPIE; from the coding sequence ATGGACTACTTTAAAAGAATACAGTGTGCGATTGAGTTTATTGAAATGAATCTTCGGGAGGAGTTAGAAATTACTGAAATTGCTTCGCAAGCTTGCTTTTCAGCCTTTCATTTTCAGCGGCTTTTTCAGGCGATATCGGGCTTTACGGTTCAACAGTATATAAGGAAGAGAAGATTATCGGAGGCGGCTGTAGGGCTGAAACGGTCCCATCAAAACGTATTAGATATCGCTCTTGAATACCAGTACAGCTCGCAAGAAGCGTTTACACGTGCTTTTGAAAAAAGTTTTGGTGTCACCCCGGGGAGATACCGGAACCGTGATATAGATATTTCTCGACAACACAAGATCAATTTTCTGGATTATCAAAAGAACACCAAAGGAGATTTAGATGTTAATAAGCCGGTGATGCTGCAACTCGATACGATTAAGATTATAGGGCATGAATACAAAACAAACCTGAATCATGAGCAGCATTATAATGAGATTCCAGGATTTTATGATCACTTTGGAAAGAATGAGCATTTTATGCGCATTCCGAACAAAATTGCACCGGGGATGTCGTATGGTATTGCTTGCTATTTTCAAGATAATGGTGAATTTTCATTTGTGATTGGCGAGGAAGTTGAGGGAGAAGCGGAGGATTTGGCAAAGGGCTTTATCTATATGGAGATTCCAGCTGGAAGGTATGCCGAATTTAACGCTTCAGGTCCAAATGGCCGGGTTCAGGATGTAAGAAACTATATCTACGGCACATGGCTTCCCAACTCTAATTTTGAGCGTAGGGAAGGACCGGATTTTGAAATCACCGATGTGATGAATTCTTCCTTTCCCGATTTGGATATTAAGGTATATATACCGATCGAATAA
- a CDS encoding 5'-methylthioadenosine/adenosylhomocysteine nucleosidase, which yields MSRIYGLIGAMDEEIELLLAAMTEASKSVKAGITYTKGVIHGQQVVVCKSGVGKVNAAVTTQILIDSFGAEQIIFTGVAGAVHPDLNIGDIVISSTCMQHDMDVTPLGYAKGVIPYQDTSEFAADPDLVRLAEQACQSFGDRYIIGKVLSGDQFIASRELVAALHQEMDGACTEMEGAAVAQTAHMNAVPYVVLRSMSDKADGSAHVNFGEFTVESSHRSHRIVEYMLKYLA from the coding sequence ATGAGCCGAATTTATGGATTAATTGGTGCCATGGATGAAGAAATTGAGCTGCTGCTTGCTGCAATGACTGAAGCTAGTAAGTCGGTCAAGGCTGGAATCACCTATACAAAGGGAGTCATTCACGGTCAACAGGTTGTCGTATGCAAGTCCGGTGTAGGTAAGGTCAATGCTGCGGTAACGACACAAATCCTTATCGATAGCTTTGGAGCGGAACAAATCATATTTACAGGAGTGGCAGGGGCGGTGCATCCGGATTTAAATATTGGGGATATCGTGATCTCCTCGACGTGCATGCAGCATGATATGGATGTAACGCCTTTGGGTTACGCCAAAGGGGTCATTCCTTATCAGGATACCTCGGAGTTTGCGGCTGATCCTGATCTTGTTCGCCTGGCTGAGCAAGCCTGTCAATCCTTCGGCGATCGTTATATTATCGGCAAGGTGCTTTCCGGTGACCAGTTTATCGCCAGTCGTGAGCTGGTAGCTGCATTGCATCAGGAGATGGACGGTGCTTGTACCGAGATGGAGGGCGCAGCAGTGGCTCAGACAGCCCATATGAACGCTGTGCCTTACGTTGTCCTCCGCTCTATGTCTGATAAGGCAGACGGATCTGCCCATGTTAATTTTGGCGAATTTACAGTAGAATCTTCCCATCGTTCGCATCGGATTGTGGAGTATATGCTGAAGTATTTGGCTTAA
- the rpsD gene encoding 30S ribosomal protein S4, which translates to MARYTGPKFKLSRRLGISLSGTGKELKRPFPPGQHGANQRRKISNYGMQLQEKQKLRHMYGLGEKQFRTLFNKAQHMHGIAGENFMFLLESRLDNLVFRLGFANSRAGARQLVAHGHVTVNGKKVDIASYQVSLGDVIGLRERSRSLSSIKEALENRNHLAAYLEYNDAALEGKYIRLPERGELSQDIDEKQIVEFYNR; encoded by the coding sequence ATGGCACGTTACACTGGTCCTAAATTTAAATTGAGCCGTCGTCTGGGAATTTCCCTGAGCGGCACAGGTAAAGAATTGAAACGCCCTTTCCCTCCGGGACAACATGGTGCAAACCAACGGAGAAAAATCAGCAACTACGGTATGCAGCTTCAAGAAAAACAAAAGCTGCGTCACATGTACGGCTTGGGTGAAAAACAATTCCGCACTCTGTTCAACAAAGCTCAACACATGCACGGTATCGCTGGTGAGAACTTCATGTTCTTGCTGGAAAGCCGCCTGGACAACCTCGTGTTCCGTCTTGGCTTTGCTAACTCCCGTGCAGGCGCACGTCAATTGGTAGCACACGGTCACGTTACTGTGAACGGTAAAAAAGTTGACATCGCTTCTTACCAAGTAAGCTTGGGCGACGTGATCGGCCTACGTGAAAGAAGTCGTTCCCTGTCTTCCATCAAAGAAGCTTTGGAAAACCGCAACCACTTGGCAGCTTACCTGGAGTACAATGACGCAGCTCTGGAAGGCAAATACATCCGTTTGCCTGAGCGTGGCGAATTGTCCCAAGATATCGACGAAAAACAAATCGTCGAATTCTACAACCGCTAA
- the tyrS gene encoding tyrosine--tRNA ligase, giving the protein MKWEELKPEQQVEVERQLNVIQRGVAEIVPEDELKRKLIKSVVSGEPLQIKLGLDPSAPDIHIGHTVVMHKLRQFQELGHQVQLIIGDFTGKIGDPTGKSETRKQLTEEDVQRNAQTYKEQIFKILDPEKTKVYYNSHWLAPMSFADVVTLAAKVTVARMLERDDFTKRYQNGLPISIHEFFYPLMQGMDSVELRSDIELGGTDQKFNLLMGRTLQKEYGVEPQATITLPLLEGLDGVQKMSKSLGNYIGVDEEPNEIYGKSMSVPDELMFKYFELATDLNNEELAELAEGIKNGSVHPRDAKMKLAGTLVRMYHGKEAEEAAKQHFVTVFQQRALPDDIEEFTLTEDHLEDGGIRVIQLLTQLGFAASNGEAKRSIQQGSVKINEEKWTDVNEAYTPQEGDIVQVGKRKFAKIKLG; this is encoded by the coding sequence ATGAAATGGGAAGAGTTGAAGCCTGAACAGCAGGTAGAGGTAGAACGTCAATTAAATGTGATTCAACGTGGTGTGGCAGAAATTGTACCGGAGGACGAGCTGAAGCGTAAGCTTATTAAATCGGTCGTTAGCGGTGAGCCGCTTCAAATTAAATTAGGACTTGACCCATCGGCGCCGGACATTCACATCGGGCATACGGTCGTTATGCATAAGCTACGCCAGTTTCAGGAGCTTGGTCATCAGGTACAACTTATCATCGGCGATTTTACGGGCAAGATTGGTGATCCGACAGGCAAATCGGAAACTCGTAAGCAGCTGACCGAGGAAGATGTCCAGCGCAATGCTCAGACGTATAAGGAGCAGATATTCAAAATTCTGGACCCCGAAAAAACAAAGGTATACTACAATTCCCATTGGTTGGCGCCCATGTCTTTTGCGGATGTGGTAACGCTGGCCGCTAAAGTAACTGTCGCACGTATGCTGGAACGGGATGACTTTACGAAAAGATACCAAAACGGCTTGCCGATCAGCATCCATGAATTTTTCTACCCGTTGATGCAAGGGATGGATTCCGTGGAACTCCGAAGCGACATTGAGTTGGGCGGTACAGATCAAAAGTTCAATTTGCTGATGGGCAGAACTCTGCAAAAGGAATACGGAGTGGAGCCACAGGCCACCATTACGTTGCCACTGCTTGAAGGGCTGGATGGCGTGCAGAAGATGAGCAAAAGTCTGGGCAATTACATTGGTGTCGATGAAGAGCCGAACGAAATCTATGGAAAATCCATGTCGGTTCCTGATGAACTGATGTTTAAATATTTTGAGCTGGCAACAGATTTGAACAATGAGGAACTGGCTGAGCTCGCGGAAGGTATTAAGAACGGTTCAGTGCATCCGCGTGACGCCAAAATGAAGCTGGCCGGAACGTTGGTACGCATGTACCACGGTAAGGAAGCGGAGGAAGCAGCGAAGCAGCATTTTGTGACTGTATTCCAGCAACGAGCACTGCCTGACGATATTGAAGAGTTCACTTTGACGGAGGATCATTTGGAAGATGGCGGCATCCGTGTCATCCAATTGCTGACTCAATTGGGCTTTGCGGCTTCTAACGGTGAAGCCAAACGCAGCATTCAGCAGGGCTCGGTCAAAATTAACGAAGAGAAATGGACCGATGTAAACGAAGCATACACGCCGCAGGAAGGCGATATTGTGCAGGTTGGTAAACGGAAGTTCGCCAAAATCAAGCTGGGTTGA
- a CDS encoding transglycosylase domain-containing protein has product MVEEKNNVSEPKPSRLRTYMRRLGRVIKWVVIIGFMGALFAGGAAAGYVASIVKSEPVRSRSMIEQEVDKNAITGFAYFNDGSPIGQLRTEEDRRPVTFKEIPQLVINAVIAIEDNHFYEHKGVDLSGTLRAIKQKALHESVQTGGSTLTQQLARRVFLNLDRTDDRKVKEILLSLRLERFLSKQQIITAYLNKVPFGNGSSGYNVFGIKAAAKGIFNENDLNKLNVAQAAYLAGLPQLPSSYSAYNGKGEFNESGFKRAINRQHLVLSRMLEENKINQAQYDEAMAFDIKKSLAPRTVKAYNTYPYLMMETERQAAQALMSVTNPGQAANASADAKTKDDNDLLKEAEQQLRTGGYMVYTTIDKSIYKSMRQIAENKDNFSSTSKTKGDEQAAAILIQHKTGAILGMMEGRDFQKEQMNYATQMVRQPGSAMKPIAAYLPALDSGLVQPGSIVDDAPIILKDGSNGYHIPKNANNRYQGLVTARYALNQSLNTIALKLFNEKVGISKAWDFAKKLGITTLEPSDNNAQTGVLGGLAHGVTVEELTNAYGAIPNGGVFNDAYMIEKIVDSQGNIVYKHQPNPVQAFTPQTAYLMTDMLRTAVSEGTGRLVKRNFNQAGKIPIAGKTGTTQSYTDVWFEGFTPDVTLGVWVGYKQPVNKLETKAQKERARRLWAQIMNEVTAKDPDLFRTDSFKRPDGIVTRTASAYGSDIYNSKYPPKNSENGVTRAKYITYQGVNYIPRDGTPDDMLNERTVSKREKPISELIKELQQAFTVMRRHNSLSYYLPQDADKAAPTQIDPRKDDGADPSAPSNVSVSYSDGKAMISFSPSGNSDVVGYRLYRSTDGGSFQRLGKVVMADGSKVFSDSPGGGSSSYYVTAVDVGGHESGPSSQASAAPVAPPVDPENPVVPSEGDGPSAQPTEIPTAPGQPQAKAAGSAVALQWSAGKPADAITGYNVYYSESGAEPFTNIGSTASTSFQYKAGSKPKGWFRITSMNALGESAPSGAVRP; this is encoded by the coding sequence ATGGTTGAAGAAAAAAACAATGTGTCAGAGCCAAAGCCTTCCCGCTTACGGACATACATGCGAAGGCTCGGCCGTGTCATAAAGTGGGTCGTCATCATCGGTTTTATGGGAGCGCTGTTTGCAGGAGGAGCCGCAGCCGGCTATGTAGCCTCTATTGTAAAAAGCGAGCCTGTGCGCTCCAGATCCATGATTGAACAGGAAGTAGACAAAAACGCAATTACAGGCTTCGCTTATTTCAATGATGGCTCCCCTATCGGACAGCTCCGGACAGAAGAAGATCGGCGTCCTGTCACGTTTAAGGAGATTCCGCAACTCGTTATTAACGCAGTCATTGCCATTGAAGATAACCATTTTTACGAGCATAAAGGTGTCGATCTGTCGGGAACGCTGCGGGCTATAAAACAAAAAGCGCTGCATGAATCCGTACAAACCGGGGGAAGCACCCTAACCCAGCAGCTCGCCCGTCGTGTCTTTCTGAATCTGGATCGCACGGATGACCGCAAGGTCAAGGAAATTTTGCTCTCTCTGCGCCTTGAGCGCTTCCTGAGCAAGCAGCAAATTATTACGGCCTATCTCAATAAAGTACCTTTTGGTAACGGATCAAGCGGTTATAACGTCTTTGGGATCAAAGCAGCGGCCAAAGGTATTTTTAATGAGAATGATCTGAATAAGCTGAATGTGGCTCAAGCCGCCTATCTGGCAGGTCTGCCACAGCTTCCTTCCTCTTATTCCGCTTACAACGGTAAGGGTGAATTTAACGAGTCCGGCTTTAAAAGGGCGATCAACCGCCAGCACCTGGTACTTAGCAGGATGCTAGAGGAGAACAAAATCAATCAGGCACAGTATGATGAGGCGATGGCTTTTGATATCAAAAAGTCGCTCGCTCCACGCACTGTTAAAGCCTACAACACGTATCCGTATCTTATGATGGAAACGGAACGGCAAGCGGCACAGGCACTTATGTCAGTCACAAATCCGGGTCAAGCGGCCAATGCCAGTGCAGATGCCAAAACCAAGGATGATAACGACTTGCTCAAAGAAGCTGAACAACAGCTTCGAACAGGTGGTTATATGGTATACACCACTATTGATAAAAGTATCTACAAGTCGATGCGCCAAATTGCAGAAAACAAGGATAATTTCTCTTCCACAAGTAAAACCAAGGGTGACGAGCAAGCGGCCGCCATTCTTATCCAGCACAAAACAGGCGCGATTCTCGGTATGATGGAAGGCCGGGATTTCCAAAAAGAACAGATGAATTATGCTACCCAGATGGTACGCCAGCCGGGATCGGCTATGAAGCCGATTGCCGCCTATCTCCCTGCATTGGACAGCGGTCTCGTGCAGCCTGGCAGCATCGTGGATGATGCACCTATTATTTTGAAGGATGGCAGCAATGGGTATCACATCCCGAAAAACGCCAATAACCGCTATCAGGGGCTGGTTACGGCCCGTTATGCGTTGAATCAGTCACTAAATACGATAGCACTCAAGCTGTTTAACGAAAAGGTAGGTATCAGCAAAGCTTGGGATTTTGCCAAGAAGCTAGGCATTACCACCTTGGAACCAAGCGATAACAACGCCCAGACGGGTGTACTCGGCGGTTTGGCCCATGGGGTCACAGTCGAGGAACTGACGAATGCTTATGGTGCGATTCCAAACGGCGGTGTATTTAATGACGCCTACATGATCGAAAAGATTGTGGACTCGCAAGGGAATATCGTTTATAAGCATCAGCCTAATCCCGTACAAGCCTTTACACCACAAACCGCCTATCTGATGACGGATATGCTGCGTACAGCTGTGTCGGAAGGTACAGGCAGACTGGTGAAGCGTAATTTCAATCAAGCTGGCAAGATTCCGATTGCTGGTAAAACAGGTACTACACAATCTTATACCGATGTATGGTTCGAGGGCTTTACGCCTGACGTCACACTGGGTGTATGGGTTGGTTACAAGCAACCTGTCAATAAGCTTGAAACGAAAGCACAAAAAGAGCGGGCACGCCGCCTGTGGGCGCAAATCATGAATGAAGTGACCGCAAAGGATCCGGATCTGTTCCGAACCGACAGCTTCAAGCGACCAGACGGTATTGTAACAAGAACAGCATCCGCATACGGTTCGGATATTTACAACAGTAAGTATCCACCCAAAAACAGTGAAAATGGTGTCACTCGTGCCAAATATATTACCTATCAAGGTGTCAATTACATTCCACGGGACGGCACACCGGATGATATGTTGAACGAGCGGACCGTTAGCAAACGGGAAAAACCGATTTCAGAGCTGATTAAAGAGCTCCAGCAAGCCTTTACCGTGATGAGACGACATAATTCGTTGTCCTACTATCTGCCTCAGGATGCAGATAAGGCGGCTCCTACCCAGATTGATCCGCGCAAAGACGATGGAGCCGATCCTAGTGCTCCGTCTAACGTTAGCGTAAGCTATAGTGACGGCAAAGCTATGATCAGCTTTAGCCCAAGCGGAAACAGCGATGTCGTAGGATACCGTCTATATCGTTCTACAGATGGGGGCAGCTTCCAACGGCTTGGCAAAGTCGTCATGGCTGACGGCTCCAAAGTGTTCTCTGACAGCCCGGGTGGTGGCAGCTCCAGCTACTACGTAACCGCCGTTGATGTAGGCGGACATGAGTCAGGGCCAAGCTCCCAAGCAAGTGCAGCGCCTGTAGCACCACCTGTTGATCCCGAGAATCCAGTTGTACCGAGTGAAGGAGATGGACCAAGTGCGCAGCCTACGGAGATTCCTACCGCTCCTGGGCAGCCTCAAGCGAAAGCAGCAGGCTCAGCCGTAGCGCTCCAATGGAGTGCAGGAAAGCCTGCGGATGCGATTACAGGCTATAACGTGTACTACAGTGAAAGCGGTGCGGAGCCTTTTACAAACATCGGCTCCACCGCATCCACCAGCTTTCAATATAAAGCGGGCAGCAAACCGAAGGGTTGGTTCCGCATCACTTCCATGAATGCCTTGGGGGAATCAGCTCCTTCCGGAGCCGTTCGTCCATAA
- the acsA gene encoding acetate--CoA ligase, translated as MKIEELQAVVPTSNMGPYEQAYNRFQWEDAERHFTWYESGKVNMAHEAIDRHVEEGRGSKTALLYCDANRHEAYTFSQLRASSNRFGNVLRKYGIGKGERVFIFMPRSPELVISLLGILKVGAVVGPLFEAFMETAVKDRLEDSGAVALVTTPGLLSRVQREELPELRHIFVVGDVDEREQGIIDFETEMLASSEELEPEWLSREDGLIIHYTSGSTGKPKGVYHVQNAMIQHYYTGKMVLDLREDDVYWCTADPGWVTGTSYGIFAPWLNGVTNVIRGGRFSPEDWYRTIERYEVTVWYSAPTAFRMLMSAGEDIVDKYDLGSLRHVLSVGEPLNPEVVRWGWQVYKQRIHDTWWMTETGGQMICNYPELPIKPGSMGKPLPGIQAAILDDRGQVLPPNRMGHLAIRTPWPSMMNRIWNNPNKFQEYFRFSDWYVSGDSAYMDEDGYFWFQGRIDDVINSSGERIGPFEVESKLLEHPAVAEAGVIGKPDTVRGEIIKAFIALREGYTPSEALQQDIYRFVKEGLSAHAAPREIEFKEKLPKTRSGKIMRRVLKAWELNLPTGDLSTIED; from the coding sequence ATGAAGATTGAAGAACTCCAGGCTGTAGTTCCCACATCCAACATGGGCCCGTATGAACAAGCTTACAACCGCTTTCAGTGGGAAGATGCAGAGCGTCATTTTACGTGGTATGAATCAGGCAAGGTGAACATGGCGCATGAAGCGATTGACCGGCATGTAGAGGAAGGGAGAGGCAGCAAAACGGCGTTGTTGTATTGTGACGCGAACCGCCATGAAGCCTACACCTTTTCTCAGTTGCGTGCCAGCTCCAACAGGTTTGGTAATGTGCTGCGTAAATACGGAATTGGCAAAGGGGAGCGGGTATTTATATTTATGCCGCGTTCACCTGAGCTGGTCATTAGTCTGCTTGGCATTTTGAAGGTAGGAGCAGTCGTCGGACCTTTATTTGAGGCATTTATGGAAACGGCGGTCAAGGATCGGCTGGAGGATAGCGGGGCGGTGGCGCTGGTGACCACGCCTGGACTTCTCTCGCGCGTACAGCGTGAGGAACTTCCGGAGCTGCGGCATATTTTTGTGGTTGGCGACGTGGACGAACGGGAACAAGGGATTATTGATTTTGAAACGGAAATGCTTGCGTCCTCCGAGGAACTTGAACCGGAATGGCTGAGTCGTGAGGATGGGTTGATTATTCATTACACGTCAGGCTCAACGGGCAAGCCTAAAGGCGTGTATCATGTGCAAAACGCGATGATCCAGCACTATTATACCGGAAAAATGGTGCTGGATCTGCGTGAAGATGATGTGTATTGGTGTACAGCCGATCCCGGTTGGGTTACCGGAACGTCATATGGCATTTTTGCCCCATGGCTGAATGGAGTAACAAATGTTATTCGTGGCGGTCGTTTTAGCCCCGAGGACTGGTATCGAACCATTGAGCGTTACGAGGTGACCGTATGGTATAGCGCTCCTACGGCGTTTCGGATGCTCATGAGCGCAGGGGAGGATATCGTTGACAAATATGATCTCGGAAGCCTGCGGCATGTGCTGTCCGTCGGAGAGCCGCTGAATCCCGAGGTGGTGCGCTGGGGCTGGCAGGTATATAAGCAGCGTATTCATGATACCTGGTGGATGACGGAAACGGGTGGCCAAATGATCTGTAATTACCCTGAGCTGCCGATTAAGCCCGGCTCGATGGGAAAGCCATTGCCTGGCATTCAGGCCGCTATTCTGGACGACAGGGGGCAAGTGCTTCCGCCTAACCGAATGGGGCATTTGGCGATTCGTACGCCGTGGCCGTCTATGATGAACCGTATATGGAACAACCCGAACAAATTTCAGGAGTATTTCCGTTTTTCCGACTGGTATGTGTCTGGTGATTCTGCTTATATGGATGAGGACGGATACTTCTGGTTTCAGGGACGAATTGATGATGTCATTAATTCGTCCGGGGAGCGAATTGGTCCTTTTGAGGTCGAGAGCAAGCTTCTGGAGCATCCCGCTGTAGCGGAGGCTGGAGTGATCGGAAAGCCGGATACTGTGCGGGGAGAGATCATTAAAGCTTTTATCGCACTCCGTGAAGGCTACACCCCCTCTGAAGCTTTGCAGCAGGATATTTATCGCTTTGTCAAAGAAGGGCTGTCTGCCCATGCTGCACCACGTGAAATTGAGTTTAAGGAAAAGCTGCCCAAAACCCGTTCCGGTAAAATTATGAGACGTGTACTGAAAGCTTGGGAGCTTAATCTTCCTACAGGAGATTTGTCTACCATAGAGGATTGA